One segment of Streptomyces roseifaciens DNA contains the following:
- a CDS encoding nitroreductase family deazaflavin-dependent oxidoreductase translates to MNGTAARRRQRQERLERVVQRLSSTRTFARIAPHCVPALDRAVHRLTGGRTLLSARLLPGLVLTSTGARTGQARRTPLACMAEGPKGKPPAAWVLVGSNFGRPGHPAWTANLLAHPEAEISWRGRDVPVRARLLRGAEREAAWEAVVAFWPPYARYQARVEREIRLFRLEPRPDGGE, encoded by the coding sequence GTGAACGGCACTGCTGCACGGCGCAGGCAGCGCCAGGAGCGTCTGGAGCGCGTGGTGCAGAGGCTCTCCTCGACCCGTACGTTCGCGCGGATCGCGCCGCACTGCGTGCCGGCCCTGGACCGTGCGGTGCACCGCCTGACGGGCGGCCGGACGCTGCTCAGCGCCCGCCTGCTGCCCGGTCTGGTGCTCACGTCGACCGGCGCGCGGACGGGACAGGCGCGGCGTACGCCGCTCGCCTGCATGGCGGAGGGGCCCAAGGGGAAGCCGCCGGCTGCGTGGGTTCTGGTGGGGAGCAACTTCGGCCGCCCCGGTCACCCTGCCTGGACCGCGAATCTGCTGGCGCACCCGGAGGCGGAGATCAGCTGGAGGGGGCGGGACGTGCCGGTGCGGGCCCGGCTGCTGCGGGGTGCGGAGCGGGAGGCCGCCTGGGAGGCGGTGGTGGCGTTCTGGCCGCCGTACGCGCGGTACCAGGCGCGCGTGGAGCGGGAGATCCGGCTGTTCCGGCTGGAGCCGCGTCCGGACGGCGGGGAGTGA
- a CDS encoding pyridoxine/pyridoxamine 5'-phosphate oxidase — protein MSDEPDRTRRQHFHDLLRSLPVWDTELPHFDPASAPADPLPLFQQWLIEAAEAGTPEPHTMTLATADATGRPSVRTLMLHDADEHGWHFATHRTSRKGRELAERPEAALGFYWAAVGRQVRIQGTVTAAGAAESRADLARRSTGALAAALVGRQSEVLASYEELERASDAAWERARREPDAPVGSWTLYVLEAQEVEFFQGDARRRHVRLNYRRRPPAEGGWTTELLWP, from the coding sequence ATGAGCGACGAACCGGACCGCACCCGCCGGCAGCACTTCCACGATCTCCTCCGTTCCCTGCCCGTCTGGGACACCGAGCTGCCGCACTTCGACCCGGCCTCCGCCCCCGCCGACCCCCTGCCTCTCTTCCAGCAGTGGCTGATCGAGGCCGCCGAGGCCGGGACGCCGGAGCCGCACACGATGACGCTCGCCACGGCCGACGCGACCGGCCGGCCCTCCGTACGGACGCTGATGCTCCACGACGCCGACGAGCACGGCTGGCACTTCGCCACGCACCGCACGAGCCGCAAGGGCCGGGAGCTGGCCGAACGGCCGGAGGCGGCCCTGGGCTTCTACTGGGCGGCGGTCGGCCGCCAGGTCCGCATCCAGGGGACGGTGACGGCCGCGGGCGCCGCGGAGAGCCGGGCGGACCTGGCCCGGCGCTCCACGGGCGCACTGGCGGCGGCACTGGTGGGCCGGCAGAGCGAAGTGCTGGCGTCGTACGAGGAGCTGGAGCGGGCCTCGGACGCGGCCTGGGAGCGGGCCCGCCGTGAGCCCGACGCTCCCGTCGGCAGCTGGACCCTGTACGTCCTGGAGGCGCAGGAAGTCGAGTTCTTCCAGGGGGACGCCCGGCGCCGGCACGTACGCCTCAACTACCGCCGCCGTCCCCCTGCGGAAGGCGGCTGGACGACCGAGCTCCTCTGGCCCTGA
- a CDS encoding TetR family transcriptional regulator: MTGQVRTVDGRVAGRRGQATRQKLLDCLSEMLSSSPYRDVKVIDVARKAGTSPATFYQYFPDVEGAVLEIAEEMAKEGASLTDLVAGRSWVGKSGWQAAEELVDGFLGFWRKHDAILRVVDLGAAEGDKRFYKIRMKILNAVTNSLTDSVKELQSKGKVDKDVNPAAVAGSLVAMLAAVASHQKGFQSWGVKQAELKPNLALLVHLGITGKKPTR, from the coding sequence ATGACAGGACAAGTACGCACCGTCGACGGCCGCGTGGCCGGACGACGCGGCCAGGCGACGCGGCAGAAGCTGCTCGACTGCCTCAGCGAAATGCTCAGCTCCTCTCCCTACCGAGACGTCAAGGTCATCGACGTCGCCCGCAAGGCCGGCACCTCGCCCGCGACCTTCTACCAGTACTTCCCGGACGTCGAGGGCGCGGTCCTCGAGATCGCCGAGGAGATGGCCAAGGAGGGCGCGAGCCTGACCGACCTGGTCGCCGGCCGCTCCTGGGTCGGCAAGTCCGGCTGGCAGGCCGCCGAAGAGCTCGTCGACGGCTTCCTCGGGTTCTGGCGCAAGCACGACGCCATCCTGCGGGTGGTCGACCTCGGGGCGGCCGAGGGCGACAAGCGGTTCTACAAGATCCGCATGAAGATCCTCAACGCCGTCACCAACTCCCTCACCGACTCCGTCAAGGAGCTCCAGTCCAAGGGCAAGGTGGACAAGGACGTGAACCCCGCGGCCGTCGCCGGGTCGCTCGTCGCCATGCTCGCCGCGGTGGCCTCGCACCAGAAGGGCTTCCAGAGCTGGGGCGTCAAGCAGGCCGAGCTCAAGCCCAACCTCGCCCTCCTCGTACACCTGGGCATCACGGGCAAGAAGCCGACGAGGTAG
- a CDS encoding acyl-CoA dehydrogenase family protein: MDAAFTEEQGEIRRTLRELLLKRCGPDGIRAAVRTRAGYDEPLWRQLAEQLGLPGLAVGRRYGGVGCGPTELALACEETGRVLLPSPLLATAGLVAPLVAALGTHTQRTELLPRIASGELTGTLALPRTPLPEALGLTGPGGGDWAGGGRAGGVQARPGGDGRGWRLYGDAAQVLDGHSAGVLLVAARTGGYVRGRTLLFVLRPDVVRGVRRTRLTALDETRPQARIELRDAEADLLGRADDEVPAALARLGGSVAAMLAAEAVGAADRALELTVEHVRTREQFGRPIGSFQAVKHRLADLYVSVQAARSAAYYAAWAAGAGSGSAAAGDGLATDVGTAGGMETTGDTGAAEDVRTAGGVGSAADAGPAADAGSAGATGSAEDASTAGDAGVALAQALETLRTVTAEAVQLHGGIGVTWEHDVQLYFKRAASDGLLFGPPGRLRARAAEVAGLFAGRPEREAVAP; encoded by the coding sequence ATGGATGCCGCATTCACCGAGGAGCAGGGCGAGATCCGGCGCACCCTGCGCGAACTGCTGCTCAAGCGCTGCGGGCCGGACGGGATCCGGGCCGCGGTCCGCACCCGGGCCGGCTACGACGAGCCGCTGTGGCGGCAGCTCGCCGAGCAGCTCGGGCTGCCCGGGCTCGCCGTCGGGCGACGCTACGGAGGCGTGGGATGCGGCCCCACGGAGCTCGCCCTGGCCTGCGAGGAGACGGGCCGCGTACTGCTGCCGTCCCCGCTGCTGGCCACGGCGGGCCTCGTGGCCCCCTTGGTCGCCGCGCTGGGCACCCACACGCAGCGGACGGAGCTGCTGCCGCGCATCGCCTCCGGCGAGCTGACGGGCACGCTCGCGCTGCCCCGTACCCCGCTGCCCGAGGCGCTCGGCCTGACCGGGCCGGGCGGCGGCGACTGGGCCGGGGGCGGCAGGGCGGGCGGCGTACAGGCGCGGCCGGGCGGGGACGGACGGGGCTGGCGCCTGTACGGCGACGCGGCGCAGGTCCTCGACGGGCACAGCGCGGGAGTGCTGCTGGTCGCCGCCCGCACGGGCGGGTACGTCCGCGGCCGCACGCTGCTGTTCGTCCTGCGGCCGGACGTGGTGCGCGGGGTGCGCCGCACGCGGCTGACCGCGCTGGACGAGACCCGTCCGCAGGCCCGGATCGAGCTGCGGGACGCGGAGGCCGATCTCCTCGGCCGCGCGGACGACGAGGTCCCGGCCGCGCTGGCCCGGCTGGGCGGGAGCGTTGCGGCGATGCTGGCCGCGGAGGCCGTCGGCGCGGCGGACCGGGCGCTGGAGCTGACGGTCGAACACGTGCGGACGCGTGAGCAGTTCGGGCGGCCCATCGGCTCCTTCCAGGCCGTCAAGCACCGCCTGGCCGACCTGTACGTGTCCGTGCAGGCCGCGCGCTCGGCGGCGTACTACGCGGCGTGGGCGGCGGGGGCCGGGTCCGGGTCGGCCGCAGCGGGCGACGGCCTCGCCACGGACGTAGGGACGGCAGGAGGCATGGAGACAACAGGAGACACGGGGGCGGCAGAGGACGTACGGACGGCAGGAGGCGTGGGGTCAGCAGCGGACGCAGGGCCGGCAGCGGACGCGGGGTCGGCAGGAGCCACAGGGTCGGCAGAAGACGCGAGCACGGCCGGAGACGCCGGTGTCGCCCTCGCGCAGGCCCTGGAGACGCTGCGGACGGTGACTGCGGAGGCCGTCCAGCTGCACGGCGGCATTGGGGTGACGTGGGAGCACGACGTGCAGCTGTACTTCAAACGGGCTGCTTCGGACGGCCTGCTCTTCGGGCCCCCGGGGCGGCTGCGCGCCCGGGCGGCGGAGGTCGCCGGGCTGTTTGCCGGGCGCCCGGAGCGGGAAGCGGTGGCTCCGTGA
- a CDS encoding OB-fold domain-containing protein, translating into MHANRPQASPAPRSAGPPAPRFDIPEADAFTRPYWEAAGRGRLLVRRCRAAGCGLAHHYPREFCPRCWSEDVVWEEASGWAALYTWSVVHVNDLPPFGGRVPYAAAVVDLAEGPRMMTEVVGCEEGELRIGMALTVRFRELEGARPPGEPPLCIPVFGPLPDAGPEAVRARGARSSSRLPQGDGGGS; encoded by the coding sequence TTGCACGCGAATCGTCCGCAGGCGTCACCGGCGCCGCGTTCCGCCGGCCCGCCGGCACCGCGTTTCGACATCCCGGAAGCGGACGCCTTCACCCGCCCCTACTGGGAAGCGGCGGGCCGGGGCCGACTGCTCGTACGCCGCTGCCGCGCGGCCGGCTGCGGGCTGGCCCACCACTACCCCAGGGAGTTCTGCCCGCGCTGCTGGAGCGAGGACGTGGTCTGGGAGGAGGCGAGCGGCTGGGCCGCCCTCTACACCTGGTCGGTCGTCCACGTGAACGACCTCCCGCCCTTCGGCGGGCGGGTGCCCTACGCGGCGGCCGTGGTGGACCTCGCCGAAGGGCCGCGAATGATGACGGAAGTCGTCGGGTGCGAGGAGGGCGAGCTGCGGATCGGCATGGCACTGACGGTCCGGTTCCGGGAGCTGGAGGGGGCGCGGCCTCCAGGCGAACCGCCCCTGTGCATACCGGTGTTCGGCCCTCTCCCCGACGCCGGTCCGGAAGCGGTCAGGGCCAGAGGAGCTCGGTCGTCCAGCCGCCTTCCGCAGGGGGACGGCGGCGGTAGTTGA
- a CDS encoding thiolase C-terminal domain-containing protein, with product MASVRRARKVAVVGISLSDCGRVDSATPYDLHAQAARRALADSGLGRSAVDGLASAGLGTLAPMEIADHLGLRPTWVDSTSVGGATWEVMAAHAADAIAAGHANAVLLVYGSTARADLKAGRRTAGLSYGTRGPLQFEAPYGHTLIAKYAMAARRHMHEYGTTPEQLAGIAVQARANARHNPHAMYRDPITVDDVLGGPVIADPFTKLQCCIRSDGGCAVLLAAEEYAADAARPPVWVLGAGTAVSHTAMSEWEDFTVSPAARSGRLAFERAGVTPAEVDVAELYDAFTYMTLVTLEDLGFCAKGEGGAFTEQGMLTVGGGLPVNTDGGGLSACHPGMRGLFLLVEAVRQLRGEAEEGRQVRRRDGELPRIAVASGTGGWFCSAGTVVLARD from the coding sequence ATGGCCTCCGTCCGCCGCGCACGCAAGGTCGCCGTCGTCGGCATCTCCCTCTCGGACTGCGGGCGGGTCGACTCCGCCACCCCCTACGACCTCCACGCACAAGCGGCCCGGCGCGCCCTGGCCGACTCCGGGCTCGGCCGGTCCGCCGTCGACGGACTCGCCTCCGCCGGCCTGGGCACCCTGGCCCCCATGGAGATCGCCGACCACCTGGGCCTGCGCCCCACCTGGGTGGACTCGACCTCGGTCGGCGGCGCCACCTGGGAGGTCATGGCGGCCCACGCGGCCGACGCCATCGCCGCCGGACACGCGAACGCCGTCCTCCTCGTCTACGGCTCCACCGCCCGCGCCGACCTCAAGGCGGGCCGCCGGACCGCCGGCCTCTCCTACGGCACCCGGGGCCCGCTGCAGTTCGAAGCCCCCTACGGGCACACCCTCATCGCCAAGTACGCCATGGCCGCACGCCGCCACATGCACGAGTACGGCACCACGCCGGAACAGCTCGCCGGCATCGCCGTCCAGGCGCGCGCCAACGCCCGCCACAACCCCCACGCCATGTACCGCGATCCGATCACCGTGGACGACGTCCTCGGCGGTCCCGTGATCGCCGACCCGTTCACCAAGCTCCAGTGCTGCATCCGGTCGGACGGCGGCTGCGCCGTACTGCTGGCGGCCGAGGAGTACGCCGCGGACGCCGCCCGGCCGCCCGTATGGGTGCTGGGGGCCGGCACGGCGGTGTCCCACACGGCGATGTCGGAGTGGGAGGACTTCACCGTCTCCCCCGCCGCACGCTCCGGGCGGCTGGCCTTCGAGCGCGCGGGCGTCACCCCCGCGGAGGTGGACGTGGCCGAGCTGTACGACGCCTTCACCTATATGACGCTCGTGACGCTGGAGGACCTCGGCTTCTGCGCCAAGGGCGAGGGCGGCGCCTTCACGGAGCAGGGCATGCTGACGGTGGGCGGCGGGCTGCCGGTCAATACGGACGGCGGCGGCCTCTCCGCCTGCCACCCCGGGATGCGGGGCCTGTTCCTCCTGGTCGAGGCCGTGCGGCAGCTGCGCGGCGAGGCCGAGGAGGGCCGCCAGGTGCGCAGGCGGGACGGCGAGCTTCCGAGGATCGCCGTCGCATCGGGCACGGGCGGCTGGTTCTGCTCGGCGGGGACCGTGGTCCTGGCCCGCGACTGA